The Streptomyces taklimakanensis nucleotide sequence AACGACGAGGACAGCGCCAAGCTCCTCGACCTCATCCTGGAGCTGCGCTCCCAGGGCATCGCCTGCGTCCTGATCTCCCACAAGCTGGGCGAGATCCGCCGCGTCGCCGACACCGTCACCGTGCTGCGCGACGGACGGACGGTGGAGACCCTCCCCGTCCGCCCCTCGCCCGGGGCGCCCGCGGTCCTCTCGGAGGACCGGATCATCCGCGGCATGGTGGGCCGCGACCTGGACCACCGCTTCCCCGAACGCACCCGCTACGAGGGCCCGGACGCCGGGCGGCCGGCGCTGGAGATCTCCGGCTGGACGGTCCGCCACCCCATCGACCGTCGGCGCAAGGTGGTCGACGACGTGTCGCTGACGGTGCGGCGCGGCGAGATCGTCGGCATCGCCGGCCTGATGGGCGCGGGCCGCACCGAGCTGGCCATGAGCGTCTTCGGCCGCTCCTACGGGGTCCACGACGGCGGCACGGTACGGATCGACGGGGAGGAGGCGGACACCCGCACCGTGCCCGCCGCCGTCGCCCGCGGCCTGGCGTACGTCACCGAGGACCGCAAGACCTACGGGCTGAACCTGATCGACACCGTCAGCCGCAACATCTCCCTGGCCTCGCTGCCGAAGCTGGCCCGCGCCGGGGTGGTGGACGAGCACCGGGAGCGGCGGGTCGCCGAACGCTTCCGAACGTCGATGAACATCAAGACCCCGACCGTCTTCGAGCAGGTGGGGCGGCTCAGCGGCGGCAACCAGCAGAAGGTGGTGCTCGGCCGGTGGGTGCACGCCGACCCCGAGGTGCTGATCCTCGACGAGCCCACGCGCGGTGTCGACGTCGGGGCGAAGTACGAGATCTACACCGTCGTCGACCGGCTCGCCGCGCAGGGCAAGGCGGTGTTGATGATCTCCTCGGAGCTCCCGGAGCTGCTGGGGATGTGCGACCGGATCTACACCATGGCGGCCGGACGGCTGACCGGTGAGGTGGCCCGCGAGGACGCGAGCCAGGAGGTGCTGATGCGCTACATGACCGAGGACGGGAGCCGGGGCGCGTGACGAGCGACGACACCATCACCGAAGGAACCGAGGGAGGGGCCCCCGCGGGAAGGGGCGCCTCGGGGAGGACCGCCGGGAAGGGCCCCGGCGGGAGCGGCGGCCGTGCGGGCGGCGCCGGGGCACTG carries:
- the mmsA gene encoding multiple monosaccharide ABC transporter ATP-binding protein, with the translated sequence MSSVLEMRSITKTFPGVRALSGVDLTVRPGEIHAVCGENGAGKSTLMKVLSGVHPHGSYQGEILFEGEPCAFRDIRAGERRGIVIIHQELALVPYLSIAENIFLGNEHARRGVIRWNDTVRHAAALMRRVGLHENPQTRVADIGVGKQQLVEIAKALAKKVRLLVLDEPTAALNDEDSAKLLDLILELRSQGIACVLISHKLGEIRRVADTVTVLRDGRTVETLPVRPSPGAPAVLSEDRIIRGMVGRDLDHRFPERTRYEGPDAGRPALEISGWTVRHPIDRRRKVVDDVSLTVRRGEIVGIAGLMGAGRTELAMSVFGRSYGVHDGGTVRIDGEEADTRTVPAAVARGLAYVTEDRKTYGLNLIDTVSRNISLASLPKLARAGVVDEHRERRVAERFRTSMNIKTPTVFEQVGRLSGGNQQKVVLGRWVHADPEVLILDEPTRGVDVGAKYEIYTVVDRLAAQGKAVLMISSELPELLGMCDRIYTMAAGRLTGEVAREDASQEVLMRYMTEDGSRGA